Proteins co-encoded in one Acidithiobacillus caldus ATCC 51756 genomic window:
- a CDS encoding bifunctional glycoside hydrolase 114/ polysaccharide deacetylase family protein → MLLQRTRWLRFLTFMVLAVWAGLSWAAPEDSLPSVGLYYGSGPAPAAFRDFHWLVVNPGAERLPSAFPGQQVFAYVSVGETVPGDARYAQLPQDCVLGTNRSWGGKIIDLAKSSCRGYVLHQVVDPIWAQGYRGFFLDTLDSYESVTKGAARHAQEEGLVDLIKALKTAHPEAKLIANRGFSVLPEIHGDLVAVLAESLYRGWDQAEHRYTEVPESERRALLRELHKAQGFGLPVVIVDYMPPAMNRSGWWEDAQRIRADGFIPYVSNPELTAVGAGLREPMPRKVLVLYNSTQPEEYSTPFANGAMPLEYLGYIPEFRRLSQGVPPPVPGEYAGVIFWSDGDPVDDVPALSHWIREARAQGIPILLLGDFQNDLDAKTFAALGMIAPRSVDATSVELIHAAAEMQYEMSITPDARDFLAAQAPSESRVWLQLQAAHGDREDAAAITPWGGYVLSPYLLTTLPNKDTRWLVDPFALYRQAFRLPKMPVPDTTTESGRRLFMAHTDGDGFVSRADFPPYHIAGQVYMDRILKKYRLPFTGSVIVGDLLPGDRGLYPALAPLGTQVARELFRLPYVEIGSHMWSHPFNWPAIEAGKDYPGINLPVPGYTFSPYMEAVGAAKWIDKHLAPPGKQVVIDQWSGDCEPDAQVVGLAYGAGLENINGGTSYISKKNPSITAVPPIGIFRGKWLQVFAPDANEDYFTNQWHGPYWGYIDVIQTFEMTDKPHRLKPIDIYTHWYTATKLASLSALERVYDWVLKQSITPVYVADYAKIANNFFTIHIARQGDGFWIGGAKVLQELRMPKDLGYPNLLQSQGIAGYHATPNGRWYVHMDGRDSTYLALQSTPPQPPYIASANAAIADYRQDARGFSAELDGTVPVTLRLGNAQACRARINGKPAAIGDSGEIRSDAEHVRIDVHCS, encoded by the coding sequence ATGCTATTGCAGCGAACACGGTGGTTGCGTTTTCTGACTTTCATGGTCCTGGCTGTCTGGGCGGGTCTCTCTTGGGCTGCGCCTGAGGATAGCCTGCCCAGTGTTGGGCTCTATTATGGTTCAGGACCGGCTCCCGCCGCCTTTCGCGATTTTCACTGGCTCGTCGTCAATCCGGGTGCAGAGCGCCTGCCCAGCGCCTTTCCGGGGCAGCAGGTCTTTGCCTACGTCAGTGTGGGCGAGACGGTTCCCGGCGACGCTCGCTACGCCCAATTGCCCCAAGATTGTGTTTTGGGCACGAACAGGAGCTGGGGAGGAAAGATCATCGATCTGGCCAAGTCGAGTTGCCGGGGCTACGTGCTGCACCAGGTGGTCGATCCTATCTGGGCCCAAGGGTATCGGGGATTTTTTCTGGATACCCTCGACTCCTACGAGTCCGTGACCAAAGGTGCCGCCCGCCACGCCCAAGAAGAGGGCCTGGTGGATCTGATCAAAGCCCTGAAAACGGCGCATCCCGAAGCCAAACTCATCGCCAATCGTGGCTTCTCAGTACTCCCTGAGATCCATGGGGATCTGGTCGCGGTCCTGGCGGAATCCCTGTACCGAGGCTGGGATCAGGCTGAACATCGTTACACGGAAGTCCCGGAGAGCGAGCGTAGGGCTCTGCTGCGGGAATTGCACAAGGCCCAGGGCTTTGGCCTGCCCGTCGTCATTGTCGACTACATGCCGCCGGCGATGAACCGTTCCGGCTGGTGGGAGGATGCCCAGCGGATTCGTGCCGACGGCTTCATTCCCTACGTCAGTAACCCCGAGCTCACGGCCGTTGGCGCCGGACTGCGGGAGCCCATGCCGCGCAAGGTACTGGTGCTTTACAACAGCACCCAACCGGAAGAATACAGCACGCCCTTTGCCAACGGCGCCATGCCTTTGGAATATCTGGGATATATCCCAGAATTTCGGCGGTTGTCCCAGGGAGTGCCGCCGCCCGTTCCGGGGGAGTATGCCGGAGTCATCTTCTGGAGCGATGGTGATCCGGTGGACGACGTTCCGGCGCTTTCGCACTGGATTCGTGAGGCCCGCGCCCAGGGGATTCCCATCCTGCTGTTGGGAGATTTTCAGAACGATCTGGATGCCAAGACCTTTGCCGCGTTGGGGATGATCGCGCCTCGCTCGGTGGATGCGACTTCGGTTGAGCTCATCCATGCCGCAGCGGAGATGCAGTACGAGATGTCCATCACGCCCGATGCTCGGGACTTCCTTGCGGCACAGGCCCCCTCGGAGAGTCGGGTCTGGCTGCAACTACAGGCGGCCCATGGCGACCGGGAGGATGCCGCAGCCATAACCCCCTGGGGCGGATACGTCTTGAGCCCCTACCTCTTGACGACACTGCCCAACAAGGACACGCGCTGGTTGGTCGATCCCTTCGCCCTGTATCGGCAGGCCTTTCGCCTACCCAAGATGCCGGTGCCCGATACCACCACCGAGAGTGGTCGGCGCCTCTTCATGGCGCACACGGATGGTGACGGATTCGTCAGCCGTGCCGACTTCCCTCCCTACCATATTGCGGGCCAGGTCTACATGGATCGGATCCTGAAAAAGTACCGATTGCCCTTTACGGGTTCCGTCATCGTTGGCGACCTTCTGCCAGGGGATCGTGGCCTCTATCCCGCCCTTGCGCCGCTGGGTACCCAGGTGGCGCGGGAGCTGTTCCGGTTGCCCTATGTGGAAATCGGCTCGCACATGTGGTCCCATCCCTTTAACTGGCCGGCCATCGAAGCCGGTAAGGATTATCCCGGTATCAACTTGCCCGTGCCCGGTTATACGTTCAGCCCGTATATGGAGGCGGTGGGCGCTGCCAAGTGGATCGACAAACATCTGGCGCCGCCCGGAAAGCAGGTGGTGATCGATCAGTGGTCTGGCGACTGCGAACCCGATGCGCAGGTGGTGGGACTCGCCTACGGCGCCGGCCTGGAAAACATCAATGGCGGCACCAGCTACATCAGCAAGAAAAATCCCAGCATCACTGCCGTACCGCCCATCGGCATCTTTCGCGGGAAATGGCTGCAGGTTTTTGCCCCGGACGCCAATGAGGATTATTTCACCAATCAGTGGCATGGCCCCTACTGGGGTTACATCGACGTCATCCAGACCTTCGAGATGACGGACAAGCCGCACCGGCTCAAACCCATCGATATCTACACGCACTGGTACACGGCGACCAAGTTGGCTTCGCTGTCGGCACTGGAACGGGTCTACGACTGGGTACTGAAGCAGTCCATCACGCCCGTCTATGTGGCGGACTATGCCAAGATCGCCAACAACTTCTTCACCATCCACATAGCTCGTCAGGGAGATGGGTTCTGGATCGGTGGCGCCAAGGTCTTGCAGGAGTTGCGTATGCCCAAGGATCTGGGCTACCCCAATCTTCTGCAAAGTCAGGGGATTGCTGGATACCATGCCACCCCCAACGGGCGCTGGTATGTGCACATGGATGGCCGGGACTCCACGTACCTCGCGCTACAGTCGACGCCGCCTCAGCCACCCTACATTGCCAGCGCCAACGCGGCCATTGCCGATTATCGACAGGATGCCAGGGGCTTCTCTGCTGAGCTGGATGGCACGGTACCGGTGACGCTACGGCTGGGCAATGCCCAGGCCTGCCGTGCACGCATCAATGGCAAGCCGGCTGCCATCGGGGACTCTGGCGAAATCCGCAGCGACGCCGAGCATGTCCGTATCGATGTCCACTGCTCCTGA
- a CDS encoding tetratricopeptide repeat protein produces the protein MRSGIFVLCCLCLPILAQARTVTAPADWWKVPGSLASDDAQWRAKYLRQKEVANAFAADLEQSQKTGKGMRYLDQGGESPSWYAPPLVVQPYPGPYASRLYDLAWSAFLQSHRLHEAYRLAYTAVQLRPEDRQWRQRLIQVALWLGQREQALTQWTWLAQHGDAAATQQAVTLAVSLSRPDLVVQLLSPAARAGTLSDADWKSLIFAYGELGEPDRALRIIDTALRRGGPRRYLLEQKAYLSYQLGELHQSLSALQRSAQIYGTTVHIAVEEARLLSMRGDYRLAFQALKRARTAATLDDVPFWQLYALLAWEIHDDSAAFAAEKTLYLLGAASKYDLQRLVLLSGKESPEAAMHVAEEGWRRYHLPLFYFEALYYAGAAQQWQTLGGLLNQVPANDPDGIRNYPAYWMAMGQWASAEGNFDAAGRAYAEVLHLNPEDELAQVNLLWMLIDHDRVATLRALLVGDALHPAPGLRDAVANALERMGRSRSALYLNLAPDRRARDGSPRALLQQAGLWAESGSSGIAWSQRQQAARLSLEALERGGTGVVQP, from the coding sequence GTGAGGTCCGGAATCTTCGTGCTCTGCTGTCTGTGTCTGCCCATCCTGGCCCAGGCACGGACCGTTACTGCCCCCGCAGATTGGTGGAAGGTGCCCGGGAGTCTCGCCTCCGACGATGCGCAGTGGCGTGCAAAGTATCTGCGCCAAAAGGAGGTTGCCAACGCCTTTGCTGCGGATTTGGAGCAAAGCCAGAAAACCGGTAAGGGTATGCGTTATCTGGATCAGGGCGGCGAGTCCCCTTCCTGGTATGCCCCGCCTTTGGTCGTACAACCTTATCCCGGGCCTTACGCTTCCCGGCTCTACGATTTAGCCTGGAGTGCCTTTCTCCAGAGTCATCGGCTGCACGAGGCCTATCGCCTGGCCTACACCGCAGTGCAGTTGCGCCCGGAGGATCGGCAATGGCGCCAGCGCCTCATCCAGGTCGCTCTGTGGCTCGGGCAACGGGAGCAGGCTTTGACGCAGTGGACCTGGCTTGCCCAGCACGGGGACGCGGCCGCCACACAGCAAGCCGTCACCCTGGCCGTGAGTCTGTCGCGGCCGGACCTTGTGGTGCAGCTCTTGAGCCCTGCGGCGCGCGCCGGCACCCTCAGCGACGCCGACTGGAAATCCCTGATCTTTGCCTATGGGGAGCTGGGAGAGCCGGACAGAGCACTGCGCATCATCGACACTGCGCTACGGCGCGGTGGACCGCGCCGCTACCTGCTGGAGCAGAAGGCCTATCTGAGCTACCAGCTCGGCGAGCTCCACCAAAGCTTATCGGCCTTGCAGCGTAGCGCCCAGATCTACGGCACCACCGTTCACATTGCCGTGGAGGAGGCACGCCTGCTCTCCATGCGCGGGGACTACCGCCTTGCCTTTCAGGCGCTGAAGCGTGCACGTACCGCGGCGACTCTGGACGATGTGCCTTTCTGGCAGCTCTATGCCCTCCTGGCCTGGGAGATACACGACGATTCCGCCGCCTTCGCTGCCGAGAAAACCCTCTATTTGCTGGGCGCGGCCAGTAAGTATGATCTGCAACGACTGGTCCTTCTCAGTGGAAAAGAGAGCCCCGAGGCGGCCATGCACGTCGCCGAAGAGGGCTGGCGACGCTACCACCTGCCCTTGTTCTATTTCGAGGCGCTTTACTACGCCGGCGCCGCGCAACAATGGCAAACGCTCGGTGGCTTGTTGAACCAGGTTCCCGCCAACGACCCCGATGGCATCCGTAACTATCCGGCCTACTGGATGGCCATGGGGCAGTGGGCCAGTGCCGAGGGCAACTTCGATGCTGCGGGGCGAGCCTACGCCGAGGTCTTGCATCTCAACCCCGAGGACGAGCTGGCCCAGGTCAACCTCCTGTGGATGCTCATCGATCACGACCGGGTGGCTACCCTGCGCGCGCTCTTGGTCGGGGACGCCCTGCATCCTGCTCCGGGACTGCGGGATGCCGTCGCCAATGCCCTGGAACGCATGGGACGAAGCCGCTCGGCACTCTATCTGAATCTTGCTCCGGACCGGAGGGCGCGCGATGGTTCGCCCCGAGCTTTGCTCCAGCAGGCTGGCCTGTGGGCAGAGAGCGGCAGCTCGGGGATCGCCTGGTCGCAGCGGCAACAGGCAGCCCGGCTCAGTCTCGAAGCGCTGGAGCGCGGTGGTACGGGGGTAGTGCAGCCGTGA
- a CDS encoding PelD GGDEF domain-containing protein gives MRLLTSIPRWREGWLEAILLPALVLVLTHFLAPQDPLLLQQPFPWLILVPLLIALRYEFLPGAVAALILAAVTWWHPYPSTTLLPDAAGTLLVTLIAAEYAAYWSRREVDRALQEKITATRLRQLADDLYVTRTSLDRLEQSLVYQPVSIRSALEELRQDLRRGKGEMDAPLLEKMLYFLNQLAGVQVASWYRWEAGAAEPRRLASFGPVAEWDGGDPVARAALAEGRSQQLADLQVERIQRYLSVHLNGEPGQDRHMLCIEDMTFFAITFESIQIIEVFFQYLCHYRDGCVHAQELLSRWPDCPVDFAVDFLQLRRLAGIVPQPGVCQSFVFRAGREAREIADKIQKLRRGLDVFWVHEDGEYLRVLTLLPFAGTTAAEGQRARVEAELQRCCAGLWQSAFLGADFMRIDARPAAEQLAHWLGSRP, from the coding sequence ATGCGTCTGCTGACATCCATCCCCCGCTGGCGGGAGGGCTGGCTGGAGGCAATCCTCCTACCTGCCCTGGTCCTCGTCCTCACGCACTTCCTGGCCCCCCAGGATCCGTTGCTGTTGCAGCAGCCTTTCCCTTGGCTCATCCTGGTGCCATTGCTCATCGCCCTGCGTTACGAGTTCCTGCCTGGCGCTGTCGCCGCGCTGATCCTCGCTGCGGTCACCTGGTGGCATCCCTATCCCAGCACCACCTTGCTTCCCGACGCTGCCGGAACGCTCCTGGTGACGCTCATCGCCGCCGAGTATGCCGCGTATTGGTCGCGGCGCGAGGTGGACCGGGCCCTGCAGGAAAAAATTACCGCTACTCGCTTACGGCAGTTGGCGGACGATCTGTACGTCACCCGGACCTCTCTGGACCGGCTAGAACAAAGTCTCGTGTATCAGCCGGTGTCCATACGCAGTGCTCTGGAGGAATTGCGCCAAGACCTGCGTCGGGGAAAAGGCGAGATGGACGCCCCCCTGCTGGAGAAGATGCTGTACTTCCTGAACCAGCTGGCCGGGGTGCAAGTGGCGTCCTGGTATCGCTGGGAGGCGGGGGCCGCTGAGCCTCGCCGCCTGGCAAGCTTTGGTCCGGTGGCAGAATGGGATGGTGGCGATCCTGTCGCCCGGGCGGCGCTCGCCGAGGGGCGCAGTCAGCAGCTGGCCGACCTGCAAGTGGAGCGCATTCAGCGGTATTTGAGTGTGCACCTCAACGGTGAGCCGGGTCAGGATCGTCATATGCTCTGCATTGAGGACATGACCTTTTTCGCCATTACCTTCGAGAGTATCCAGATTATCGAGGTTTTCTTTCAGTATCTTTGTCACTATCGGGATGGCTGTGTCCATGCTCAGGAACTGCTATCCCGCTGGCCAGACTGCCCCGTGGATTTCGCTGTGGATTTTTTGCAGCTGCGTCGCCTGGCAGGGATCGTCCCCCAGCCTGGAGTCTGTCAGAGCTTTGTTTTTCGCGCCGGCAGGGAAGCCCGGGAGATCGCGGACAAGATCCAGAAACTGCGCCGCGGACTGGATGTCTTTTGGGTACACGAGGATGGCGAATATCTGCGTGTGCTGACCTTGTTACCCTTTGCCGGTACCACCGCTGCCGAGGGACAGAGGGCGCGGGTGGAGGCAGAGTTACAGAGGTGTTGCGCCGGGCTTTGGCAGAGCGCCTTTCTGGGCGCGGACTTCATGCGCATCGATGCACGTCCAGCGGCGGAGCAGCTGGCCCATTGGCTGGGATCGCGCCCTTGA
- the pelF gene encoding GT4 family glycosyltransferase PelF — protein MRDKTAESTDILLLLEGTFPYVRGGVSSWVKRIIEGFPKRRFGIIFLGSAKSDYRLGEAYALPDNVDYFAEYFLYDASASHAKASSAMGRIDVDGIDGAHRQMRSCLRGEAFPMEDMDLAENFGVSPEAFFHAPAIWDYFLQRYAEIPDQPPFVDYFWTIRGMHGPLWILQRAVQAAPRAKLLLSPSTGYAGFLGALLSSRQDRPLLISEHGIYTKERRIDLMLARWIHEDDEFLRRPGQIHYLRQLWIHFFEFLGRLAYQQAWRILNLYEGVIPLQLAGGAPPEKLLTIPNGIDVERFVAARRPFLQREDVVALIGRVVPIKDIKTFIRAAAILHARGRNTVFWIVGPTEEDEEYYAECRVLVEHLGLQDRVQFLGFRSVSEVLMTVRLTVLSSISEGLPLSVLESVAAGVPVVATDVGSCRELVYGAQPTVEEPAGIIVPIADPAALAGAMIALLDSEERWNLCSHNAVIRVERHYREEQMFARYGDLFDQVMTE, from the coding sequence ATGAGAGATAAAACGGCGGAATCCACCGATATCCTATTGCTACTCGAGGGGACCTTTCCCTACGTCCGCGGCGGGGTTTCGTCCTGGGTCAAGCGGATCATCGAGGGTTTTCCCAAGCGACGTTTCGGGATCATTTTCCTGGGTAGCGCAAAATCCGATTACCGTCTTGGCGAGGCTTACGCTCTACCCGACAATGTCGATTATTTTGCCGAATATTTTCTTTACGATGCATCGGCAAGCCACGCCAAAGCGTCTTCAGCTATGGGGCGGATCGATGTGGATGGCATCGACGGCGCGCATCGCCAGATGAGGTCCTGCCTGCGTGGAGAGGCCTTTCCCATGGAGGATATGGATCTCGCGGAAAACTTTGGCGTCAGTCCGGAGGCGTTTTTCCATGCACCGGCCATCTGGGACTACTTTTTGCAGCGCTATGCAGAGATTCCAGATCAACCCCCTTTTGTGGATTATTTTTGGACCATACGCGGAATGCATGGACCGCTGTGGATTTTGCAGAGGGCCGTGCAAGCTGCGCCGCGGGCAAAACTCCTGCTGTCTCCCTCCACGGGTTACGCTGGTTTTCTGGGCGCCCTGCTGTCTAGCCGACAGGATCGACCCCTCCTTATTTCCGAGCACGGAATCTATACCAAGGAAAGGCGCATCGATCTGATGCTTGCGCGCTGGATTCACGAGGACGACGAGTTCCTCCGTCGACCTGGACAGATTCACTATTTGCGCCAGCTCTGGATCCATTTTTTTGAGTTTCTCGGGCGCCTGGCGTATCAGCAGGCATGGCGCATTCTGAATCTGTACGAAGGGGTGATTCCTCTACAACTGGCGGGGGGCGCGCCACCAGAAAAGCTGCTCACCATACCCAATGGGATTGACGTGGAACGTTTCGTCGCTGCCCGGCGTCCTTTTCTTCAGCGCGAAGACGTGGTAGCGCTCATCGGTCGCGTCGTTCCCATAAAGGATATCAAGACCTTTATCCGGGCTGCGGCGATCCTGCACGCTCGCGGCCGCAATACCGTGTTCTGGATCGTCGGGCCAACGGAAGAGGACGAGGAGTATTACGCCGAGTGTCGGGTGTTGGTAGAACACCTCGGTCTGCAGGATCGTGTCCAGTTTCTGGGTTTTCGCTCGGTATCCGAGGTGTTGATGACCGTCCGCTTGACGGTTCTGAGTTCCATCAGCGAGGGATTGCCCCTGTCGGTGCTCGAGAGTGTTGCCGCTGGGGTGCCCGTCGTTGCCACCGACGTCGGCTCGTGTCGGGAACTGGTTTATGGCGCCCAACCCACGGTCGAGGAACCGGCGGGGATCATCGTTCCCATCGCCGATCCCGCCGCACTTGCCGGGGCTATGATCGCCTTACTGGACAGCGAGGAGCGTTGGAATCTTTGTAGCCACAACGCCGTTATCCGGGTTGAGAGGCATTACCGGGAAGAGCAGATGTTTGCGCGTTACGGCGACCTCTTCGATCAGGTCATGACGGAGTAG
- the pelG gene encoding exopolysaccharide Pel transporter PelG, with protein sequence MAGIGFELRRILRRGSYLAMMEAYGYAGVVSSGPWLLSIFGILLLGFLAIGDHTARASVIQFQVSVTYLIAVSLILTGPLQLLFTRYIADMLFARQTRSVVTVLLTMLITALVPGTIFAVAALLLFFRATPWLYQVLMAMAFIELCGVWVLTIMGTSLKDYKALVSWYLFAYATVVALGLFLGRRFGLDGYMLAFVLGQGILLLGLGTLVIRQFPGFVQWPEHRGLRWYWSLALVGTAFNLAVWTDKFWFWFSPATSAAIIGPLRASPIYDVPIFLSYLLIVPGLAVFLFRLETDFVEAYDAYNRAIIDGGTYEELKSAKLRMLLATRSGLGDIAKVQGVTVLLAFAFTQPLLALLGYSSSYARIFQFDVIGVSLQLLLMSLLNVYFYLDLRGRSVLLTLTFLLGNVIFTGMTLWAGPFFYGLGFLASLFVADLLGLYFLSRDLERIDYLTFMRAQ encoded by the coding sequence ATGGCTGGGATCGGTTTTGAATTACGGCGTATTCTCCGGCGCGGAAGTTATCTAGCGATGATGGAGGCCTATGGGTATGCCGGCGTGGTATCGTCGGGCCCGTGGCTGTTGTCCATATTCGGTATCCTATTGCTGGGATTTCTGGCAATCGGCGATCATACTGCGCGTGCGTCGGTCATCCAGTTCCAGGTTTCCGTGACTTATCTGATTGCGGTTTCCCTGATACTCACCGGTCCCTTGCAGCTCCTCTTCACGCGCTACATTGCGGATATGCTCTTTGCGCGACAGACGCGATCGGTCGTGACGGTCCTGCTCACCATGCTGATCACGGCACTCGTTCCCGGCACCATCTTTGCGGTGGCTGCGCTACTGCTTTTCTTCAGGGCAACGCCATGGCTTTACCAGGTGCTCATGGCCATGGCATTTATCGAGCTTTGTGGTGTTTGGGTTTTGACGATCATGGGCACCAGCCTCAAGGATTACAAGGCCCTGGTTAGCTGGTATCTGTTCGCCTACGCAACGGTGGTCGCCCTGGGCCTGTTTCTGGGGCGGCGCTTTGGTCTGGACGGCTACATGCTGGCATTCGTACTCGGTCAGGGGATCTTACTCCTGGGTCTTGGGACACTGGTGATCCGCCAGTTCCCGGGCTTCGTGCAGTGGCCCGAGCACCGCGGCCTCCGCTGGTACTGGTCCCTCGCCCTGGTGGGCACCGCTTTCAATTTGGCTGTTTGGACGGATAAATTCTGGTTCTGGTTTTCTCCGGCAACCAGTGCTGCGATCATCGGTCCGCTGCGGGCTTCGCCCATCTACGATGTTCCGATTTTTCTTAGTTATCTTTTGATCGTGCCAGGTCTCGCGGTGTTCCTCTTTCGCCTGGAAACGGATTTTGTGGAGGCCTACGATGCATACAATCGGGCCATCATCGACGGTGGCACCTACGAAGAACTGAAGAGTGCCAAGTTGCGCATGCTGCTTGCGACGCGTTCCGGTCTTGGGGACATCGCCAAGGTCCAGGGAGTCACGGTGCTGTTGGCTTTTGCTTTCACCCAGCCCCTCCTTGCGCTTTTGGGTTACTCCAGCAGCTACGCCCGCATTTTTCAATTTGACGTCATCGGTGTAAGTCTGCAGCTTTTGTTGATGAGTCTTCTGAATGTCTATTTTTATCTGGATCTGCGTGGTCGTAGCGTCCTGCTGACGCTCACTTTTCTCTTGGGCAACGTTATCTTCACCGGGATGACCCTCTGGGCCGGGCCGTTCTTTTATGGCTTGGGCTTTCTGGCATCACTTTTTGTGGCGGATCTGCTCGGGCTCTATTTTTTATCCCGGGATCTGGAAAGAATCGATTATTTGACTTTCATGCGTGCTCAGTGA
- a CDS encoding NAD-dependent epimerase/dehydratase family protein yields MKDQHKSILVIGGAGFIGSHTVDLLLQEGHRVRVLDNFSSGRKENLPWEHPHLEIVSGDLEDGVLLERAFDQAQAVLHLAAQVSVQRSLEDPLGSCRQNILNFVRVLEQARRHGTRVVYASSAAVYGDPEVLPVDEQAPVRPVSPYGLEKYSNELYAELYGRIHGLSHLGLRYFNVYGPRQDPGSPYSGVISRFVDQIRKGQALTVRGDGLQGRDFIHVADVARANLAALFASLCGVVNIAGGQVTTVRRLAELIIELHGGKGSIEGVPPLPGDIRHSRSDIGRMQQFLIAPGIPLDQGLQDLLDGGMSRARSVG; encoded by the coding sequence GTGAAAGACCAGCATAAAAGTATTCTGGTGATCGGAGGCGCTGGTTTCATCGGCTCTCATACCGTCGACCTGCTTTTGCAGGAGGGTCATCGCGTACGGGTGCTGGATAATTTCTCCAGCGGGCGAAAAGAAAATTTGCCATGGGAGCATCCGCATCTGGAAATCGTTTCTGGAGACCTGGAGGATGGCGTGTTGCTGGAACGGGCTTTTGACCAGGCACAAGCCGTCCTCCACTTGGCGGCACAGGTGTCCGTGCAGCGAAGCCTGGAGGATCCGCTTGGCTCTTGCCGGCAGAATATCCTGAACTTCGTGCGCGTGCTGGAGCAGGCGCGTCGACATGGCACACGCGTGGTATACGCCTCGTCGGCTGCCGTTTATGGGGATCCGGAGGTTTTGCCTGTGGACGAGCAGGCCCCTGTTCGCCCGGTATCTCCCTACGGTCTGGAAAAATACAGCAACGAACTCTACGCAGAACTCTACGGGCGGATACATGGCCTCTCGCATCTGGGTCTGCGCTATTTCAATGTGTATGGTCCGCGGCAAGATCCGGGCTCTCCGTATAGTGGGGTCATTTCCCGCTTTGTGGATCAGATCCGTAAGGGGCAGGCCCTGACGGTACGCGGGGATGGTCTCCAGGGGCGGGATTTCATCCACGTCGCCGACGTAGCACGAGCCAATCTGGCTGCCTTGTTCGCCTCTCTGTGTGGCGTGGTCAATATTGCTGGCGGGCAAGTAACGACCGTCCGGCGGCTGGCCGAGCTCATCATTGAACTCCACGGAGGCAAAGGATCGATTGAGGGCGTTCCACCCCTCCCCGGTGACATTCGCCATTCCCGGTCAGATATTGGCCGCATGCAACAGTTCCTGATCGCGCCGGGAATCCCCCTGGATCAAGGTCTGCAGGATTTGCTGGATGGGGGTATGAGTCGCGCACGCAGCGTCGGATAG
- a CDS encoding 2OG-Fe(II) oxygenase: MEYIDSAVMEALLANGEAFRQKRPYPYASIQGFLREDAFATLCRESPSPEDMQQEKRRRAHGQQTHERLSLQVVPAVEDRLSSHWRNFLAELRSPAYLDFWRQMLGLSRRSPVLLSMHWHYAPAGASVSPHTDARRKLGSHIFYLNTPADWQEDWGGQTLVLDDGGRFPRHSAPGYEDLELVAASTVLGNRSFLFAQTDHSWHAVRELRNPPGHLRKVFIVVANRLSFQVLSRRLRGKDPDGFRLRG; encoded by the coding sequence ATGGAATACATCGATTCGGCGGTGATGGAGGCGCTACTGGCGAATGGCGAGGCGTTTCGGCAGAAGCGGCCTTATCCCTATGCCAGTATCCAGGGATTTCTGAGGGAAGACGCCTTTGCCACGCTCTGCCGCGAGTCACCCAGTCCCGAGGATATGCAGCAGGAAAAGCGGCGCCGTGCGCACGGTCAGCAGACGCACGAGCGTCTCAGTTTGCAGGTGGTGCCAGCCGTGGAAGATCGATTGTCCAGCCATTGGCGGAACTTTTTGGCGGAGTTGCGCAGTCCGGCCTACCTCGATTTCTGGCGGCAGATGCTGGGGCTGTCGCGACGCAGCCCAGTGCTTTTGAGCATGCACTGGCACTATGCGCCGGCAGGGGCGTCGGTATCACCGCACACCGATGCGCGGCGCAAACTGGGCTCACACATCTTTTACCTCAATACCCCGGCGGACTGGCAGGAAGACTGGGGCGGCCAAACCCTGGTGTTGGACGACGGGGGACGCTTTCCGCGGCATTCGGCGCCCGGGTACGAGGATCTCGAACTGGTAGCTGCCTCGACGGTGCTGGGTAACCGTAGCTTTCTGTTCGCCCAGACCGACCATTCGTGGCACGCGGTGCGCGAACTGCGCAACCCCCCGGGTCATTTGCGCAAGGTGTTCATCGTGGTGGCCAACCGCCTGTCCTTTCAGGTCCTCTCTCGGCGTTTGCGGGGGAAGGATCCGGACGGTTTCCGGCTGCGCGGATGA